A window of Rhodococcus sp. SGAir0479 contains these coding sequences:
- a CDS encoding LLM class flavin-dependent oxidoreductase encodes MGRLRFGAFIAPHHAIGENPTVALQRDLELVEHLDRLDFDEVWIGEHHSAGSEIIGSPEIFIAAAAERTRRIKLGTGVTSLSYHNPLWVADRMVLLDHLTRGRVMLGVGPGSLPTDSAMIGLNPTECRELLDENLDIVVRLLRGESVTATTRTHTLVDAQLQLRPYSHPCFDVVVAGVASPTGPRLAGRHGLGLLSIGATLSPEGYDALGHHFGIMQERATEYGTTVDRSQWRLVCPMHIAETEEQARQDVRFGLGEWIDYFGKVAAFPHFGSGGAAMEDMIAYMNQSGMGIIGTPAQARELIDKLVAQSGGFGSMLVMGTDWANPAATRRSFELIAQQVAPHFQGQAQPLLDAAARAGQKRDGHNQAQHDAIAAMTAKYEAELAAKS; translated from the coding sequence ATGGGCAGGCTTCGCTTCGGCGCCTTCATCGCACCGCACCACGCCATCGGCGAAAACCCGACCGTCGCGTTGCAGCGCGACCTCGAGTTGGTCGAGCACCTGGACCGCCTCGACTTCGACGAGGTGTGGATCGGTGAGCACCACTCCGCGGGCAGCGAGATCATCGGCAGCCCCGAGATCTTCATCGCCGCGGCCGCCGAACGCACCCGGCGCATCAAGCTCGGCACCGGCGTCACGTCCCTGAGCTATCACAACCCGCTGTGGGTGGCCGACCGGATGGTGCTGCTCGACCACCTCACCCGCGGCCGCGTGATGCTGGGCGTCGGGCCCGGTTCGCTGCCGACCGACTCGGCGATGATCGGACTGAACCCCACCGAGTGCCGGGAGCTGCTCGACGAGAACCTCGACATCGTCGTGCGGTTGCTGCGTGGGGAGTCGGTGACCGCCACCACCCGGACGCACACGCTGGTCGACGCGCAACTGCAGCTGCGCCCCTACTCGCACCCCTGCTTCGACGTCGTGGTCGCCGGGGTGGCGTCGCCCACCGGGCCGCGGCTGGCGGGCCGGCACGGACTCGGGCTGCTGTCGATCGGGGCCACGCTCAGCCCCGAGGGCTACGACGCGCTGGGCCACCACTTCGGAATCATGCAGGAACGCGCCACCGAGTACGGCACCACCGTCGACCGCAGCCAGTGGCGGCTGGTGTGCCCCATGCACATCGCCGAGACCGAGGAACAGGCTCGGCAGGACGTCCGGTTCGGACTGGGCGAGTGGATCGACTACTTCGGCAAGGTCGCGGCATTCCCGCATTTCGGCTCCGGCGGAGCCGCCATGGAGGACATGATCGCGTACATGAACCAGTCCGGCATGGGCATCATCGGCACCCCCGCACAGGCCCGGGAGCTGATCGACAAGCTGGTGGCGCAGTCCGGGGGCTTCGGGTCGATGCTCGTCATGGGCACCGACTGGGCCAACCCCGCCGCCACGCGGCGCTCGTTCGAGCTCATCGCCCAGCAGGTGGCGCCGCACTTCCAGGGCCAGGCACAGCCCCTGCTCGACGCGGCCGCGCGCGCCGGACAGAAACGCGACGGCCACAACCAGGCCCAGCACGACGCGATCGCGGCCATGACCGCGAAGTACGAGGCCGAACTGGCGGCCAAGTCATGA
- the fabG gene encoding 3-oxoacyl-ACP reductase FabG: MTDGNQRVAVVSGAARGIGAAIAKRLASDGLAVAVLDLDEAACADTVSAIRDAGGRALAVGADVSDEASVAAAVTRVAEELGAPTVVVNNAGITRDNLLFKMTVDDWDAVMNVHLRGAFLLTRAVQKYMVEQKWGRIVNLSSISALGNRGQVNYSAAKAGMQGLTKTLALELGPFGVTANAIAPGFIATEMTAATAERLGVSFEDFMAAAAAETPVRRVGLPEDIAHTASFLVGEGAGFVSGQVIYVAGGPKA, from the coding sequence ATGACGGACGGCAACCAGCGGGTGGCGGTGGTCTCGGGAGCGGCGCGCGGAATCGGCGCGGCGATCGCGAAGCGGCTCGCCTCGGACGGTCTCGCCGTCGCGGTCCTCGACCTCGACGAGGCGGCGTGCGCCGACACGGTCTCCGCGATCCGCGACGCCGGCGGACGCGCCCTCGCGGTGGGGGCCGACGTTTCCGACGAGGCGTCGGTCGCGGCCGCCGTCACCCGCGTCGCCGAGGAACTGGGCGCCCCGACCGTCGTGGTGAACAACGCCGGCATCACCCGCGACAACCTGCTGTTCAAGATGACCGTCGACGACTGGGACGCGGTGATGAACGTGCATCTGCGCGGGGCGTTCCTGCTCACCCGGGCCGTCCAGAAGTACATGGTGGAACAGAAGTGGGGGCGGATCGTGAACCTGTCGAGCATCTCGGCGCTCGGTAACCGCGGTCAGGTCAACTATTCGGCGGCCAAGGCCGGGATGCAGGGGCTGACGAAGACACTGGCCCTCGAACTCGGTCCGTTCGGTGTCACCGCCAACGCCATCGCCCCGGGGTTCATCGCGACCGAGATGACCGCCGCGACCGCGGAACGGCTCGGGGTCTCGTTCGAGGACTTCATGGCCGCCGCGGCCGCCGAGACGCCGGTCCGGCGCGTCGGGTTGCCCGAGGACATCGCGCACACCGCGTCGTTCCTCGTCGGCGAGGGTGCCGGATTCGTGTCGGGCCAGGTGATCTACGTGGCAGGCGGTCCCAAGGCCTGA
- a CDS encoding ribonuclease H family protein — protein MIIVSTDGSCLKNPGGAIGWAWVDHEGPSRSGGAVSGTNQIAELWALVEAIVAHPGPDPLLIESDSQYAIKCASEWLPGWKRKGWKTASGAPVKNLELVQDIDRAITERTGPVRFRWVRGHVGNHYNELADKLAGEAARAVANTPEKSRPWRGLTPAPAPAARPVAAPLRDPEPELTLF, from the coding sequence ATGATCATCGTGAGTACCGACGGTTCGTGCCTGAAGAACCCCGGTGGCGCCATCGGCTGGGCATGGGTCGATCACGAGGGTCCGAGCCGATCGGGCGGCGCCGTCTCGGGCACCAACCAGATCGCGGAGCTGTGGGCGCTGGTCGAGGCGATCGTCGCGCATCCGGGGCCCGATCCGCTGCTCATCGAGTCCGACTCGCAGTACGCCATCAAGTGCGCGTCGGAGTGGCTGCCCGGGTGGAAGCGTAAGGGCTGGAAGACCGCGTCCGGCGCCCCGGTGAAGAACCTCGAGCTGGTGCAGGACATCGACCGGGCGATCACCGAACGGACCGGCCCGGTGCGTTTCCGCTGGGTGCGCGGGCACGTGGGCAACCACTACAACGAGCTCGCGGACAAGCTGGCCGGTGAGGCCGCGCGGGCCGTCGCCAACACCCCGGAGAAGTCGCGGCCGTGGCGCGGACTCACGCCCGCTCCCGCCCCCGCGGCCCGTCCGGTCGCGGCGCCCCTGCGCGACCCGGAGCCGGAGCTCACGCTCTTCTAG
- a CDS encoding coniferyl aldehyde dehydrogenase: protein MSTDSATIARLPQILEAQKSAASEHGTPSAEERRARLQTMIDLLVRYHKPLTEAIDADFGGRLVAFSIMNDILGAITSLKHTRDSLESWMADEERPPYPPYDQLGAKAYIQYQPKGSVGVIGTWNAPLFTLLSPLACALGAGNRVILKPSEVVPQTAQVLADAVAEMFDPSVVAVVTGGPEVADAFTSLPFDHLVFTGSTEVGKLVMANAAKNLVPVTLELGGKSPTIIGRSADLDDAATKIAIAKATNSGQICVSPDVVYVPREELDTFVGALEKSYAALLPTITDNPDVVAVVSDRHLARVEALVADARERGALIVATPVDETAAVDGDRKRPLRLVVSPPADSKIMQEEIFGPAIILLPYDQTEEVIADINSRPKPLALYYFGTDPVEQQAVLTRTFSGGVTVNDVMMHPGMNDAPFGGVGASGMGHYHGREGFLEFSHARTVFEASEHDPRGEWGTLPPYGEGYLAAMEAQVTP from the coding sequence ATGAGCACGGACAGCGCGACGATCGCCCGCCTCCCGCAGATTCTCGAGGCCCAGAAAAGCGCTGCGTCCGAACACGGGACCCCGTCGGCCGAGGAGCGGCGCGCGCGACTGCAGACGATGATCGACCTGCTGGTGCGCTACCACAAGCCGCTGACCGAGGCCATCGACGCCGACTTCGGCGGCCGCCTGGTGGCGTTCTCGATCATGAACGACATCCTCGGTGCCATCACGTCGCTCAAGCACACGCGCGACTCGCTCGAGTCGTGGATGGCGGACGAGGAGCGGCCGCCGTACCCGCCGTACGACCAGCTGGGCGCGAAGGCCTACATCCAGTACCAGCCCAAGGGTTCGGTCGGCGTCATCGGCACGTGGAACGCGCCACTGTTCACGCTGCTGAGCCCGCTGGCCTGCGCGCTCGGCGCCGGCAACCGCGTGATCCTCAAGCCGTCGGAGGTGGTGCCGCAGACCGCGCAGGTCCTCGCCGACGCCGTCGCCGAGATGTTCGACCCGTCCGTGGTGGCGGTGGTCACCGGCGGGCCGGAGGTCGCGGACGCGTTCACGTCACTGCCGTTCGACCACCTCGTCTTCACCGGCAGCACCGAGGTGGGCAAGCTGGTGATGGCCAACGCGGCGAAGAACCTCGTGCCGGTCACGCTGGAACTCGGCGGCAAATCCCCCACCATCATCGGCCGCAGCGCCGACCTCGACGACGCGGCCACCAAGATCGCGATCGCCAAGGCCACCAATTCCGGCCAGATCTGCGTCTCTCCCGACGTCGTGTACGTGCCCCGCGAGGAGCTCGACACGTTCGTGGGCGCGCTCGAGAAGTCCTACGCGGCGCTGCTGCCGACGATCACGGACAACCCGGACGTGGTCGCGGTGGTGAGCGACCGGCACCTCGCGCGCGTCGAGGCCCTGGTCGCCGACGCCCGTGAGCGCGGCGCCCTCATCGTCGCGACCCCGGTGGACGAGACCGCGGCCGTCGACGGCGACCGCAAGCGCCCACTGCGCCTGGTGGTCTCGCCCCCGGCCGACTCGAAGATCATGCAGGAGGAGATCTTCGGTCCGGCAATCATCCTGCTGCCGTACGACCAGACCGAAGAGGTCATCGCCGACATCAACAGCAGACCGAAGCCGTTGGCGCTGTACTACTTCGGAACCGATCCGGTGGAACAGCAGGCGGTGCTCACCCGCACGTTCTCGGGCGGGGTGACCGTCAACGACGTCATGATGCACCCGGGTATGAACGACGCGCCGTTCGGAGGCGTCGGCGCGTCCGGGATGGGCCATTACCACGGTCGCGAGGGCTTCCTCGAATTCAGTCATGCACGAACCGTTTTCGAGGCATCGGAACACGATCCGCGCGGCGAGTGGGGCACCCTGCCGCCGTACGGCGAGGGGTACCTGGCCGCCATGGAGGCGCAGGTCACCCCGTAG
- a CDS encoding alcohol dehydrogenase catalytic domain-containing protein, with product MRAAVLYGIDDLRVEDAPEPDLRDGHVLIDVAYNGICGSDLGMIHAFGISADPHPLTGACGPQILGHEFSGVVRAVGGGVDDIAVGDRVVVQPNYHCGRCARCRDGHEHLCAVGAFHGINAPGGGLAERTVVPAANVHVLPDAVSLAQAAVVEPLAVALHAIELSGVRPGQFALVLGAGPIGVATALNLRAGGVDRILLSEPSETRRSVAAALGFDVIDPAAIDPVAAVHERTAGVGAAAVFECAGVAATVQTALAAVRARGTVVLLATYKEQVPLNTYALMFGEMRLMSSLAYSRKEFRAVIDRMAAGAYPLDGWVDRVALADVADGVRAASDGRRMKVLVEVSHV from the coding sequence ATGAGGGCCGCGGTGCTGTACGGCATCGACGACCTGCGGGTCGAGGACGCCCCGGAGCCGGACCTGCGCGACGGCCACGTCCTGATCGACGTCGCCTACAACGGCATCTGCGGTTCCGACCTCGGGATGATCCACGCGTTCGGAATCTCCGCCGACCCGCACCCTTTGACCGGGGCGTGCGGCCCACAGATCCTCGGCCACGAGTTCTCCGGGGTGGTGCGTGCCGTCGGCGGCGGCGTCGACGACATCGCCGTCGGCGACCGGGTCGTGGTGCAGCCCAACTACCACTGCGGCCGTTGCGCCCGCTGCCGTGACGGACACGAACATCTTTGTGCCGTCGGCGCATTCCACGGCATCAACGCTCCCGGCGGCGGGCTGGCCGAACGCACCGTCGTCCCCGCCGCCAACGTGCACGTACTGCCCGACGCGGTGTCGCTCGCGCAGGCCGCGGTGGTCGAGCCTCTCGCGGTGGCGTTGCACGCGATCGAGCTGTCGGGAGTGCGGCCGGGCCAGTTCGCGCTGGTGCTGGGTGCCGGGCCGATCGGTGTCGCGACCGCGCTCAACCTCCGCGCCGGGGGCGTGGACCGAATCCTGCTGAGCGAGCCGTCCGAGACGCGCCGCAGCGTCGCGGCCGCACTGGGGTTCGACGTGATCGATCCGGCCGCGATCGACCCCGTCGCCGCGGTGCATGAGCGCACGGCCGGGGTGGGCGCGGCGGCCGTGTTCGAGTGCGCGGGCGTCGCGGCCACCGTGCAGACCGCACTGGCCGCCGTCCGGGCGCGGGGCACGGTGGTCCTGCTCGCCACCTACAAGGAACAGGTACCGCTGAACACGTATGCGCTCATGTTCGGCGAGATGCGGCTGATGTCGTCGCTCGCCTACTCGCGCAAGGAGTTCCGCGCCGTCATCGATCGGATGGCGGCGGGAGCCTATCCGCTGGACGGATGGGTGGACCGCGTCGCGCTCGCCGACGTGGCCGACGGTGTCCGCGCGGCGTCCGACGGGCGTCGCATGAAGGTTCTCGTGGAGGTGTCCCATGTCTGA
- a CDS encoding helix-turn-helix transcriptional regulator yields the protein MVTDLAEVSLRTSDYQRVFAVLDRCEDVRTVSEFRTRIVDAMTEVFPVRTAACFVGRSFESQFADPEANASGSGGWEAKRAVYRTQWARYDVFASPEARRRLETTRVASLRDLRELPTECTAYVDDYLGAWGIRSVNAMHVDLPGRAHALVGLFDRDENALRPEDFGALQLLARQLTVLARSLDTEPRHDVLAPLTERQREVAELVADGLGNAAIARRLVLTEDTVKKYVSRILAATGYASRTQLAVDVQRRSGRRQALGPPAT from the coding sequence GTGGTGACTGATTTGGCCGAGGTCTCGTTGCGTACCTCCGACTACCAGCGGGTGTTCGCGGTCCTGGACCGCTGCGAGGACGTCCGGACGGTGTCGGAGTTCCGCACCCGGATCGTCGACGCGATGACCGAGGTCTTCCCCGTCCGCACCGCCGCGTGCTTCGTCGGTCGCTCGTTCGAGAGTCAGTTCGCCGACCCTGAGGCCAACGCGTCGGGATCCGGCGGGTGGGAGGCCAAGCGGGCGGTCTACCGCACGCAGTGGGCGCGGTACGACGTGTTCGCCTCACCCGAGGCCCGGCGCCGACTCGAGACGACGCGGGTGGCCTCCCTGCGCGACCTGCGCGAGCTGCCGACCGAGTGCACTGCGTACGTGGACGACTACCTCGGCGCGTGGGGCATCCGCTCGGTCAACGCGATGCACGTCGACCTGCCGGGCCGCGCGCACGCCCTCGTTGGTTTGTTCGATCGGGACGAAAACGCTTTGCGTCCCGAGGATTTCGGGGCGTTGCAGCTGCTCGCCCGGCAGTTGACGGTGCTCGCGCGCAGCCTCGACACCGAGCCCCGGCACGACGTACTGGCCCCGCTCACCGAACGACAGCGCGAGGTGGCGGAACTGGTCGCCGACGGGCTCGGCAACGCGGCGATCGCGCGCCGACTCGTCCTCACCGAGGACACCGTGAAGAAGTACGTCAGCCGCATCCTCGCGGCTACCGGGTACGCGTCCCGCACCCAGCTCGCCGTCGACGTCCAGCGCCGGTCGGGGCGGCGTCAGGCCTTGGGACCGCCTGCCACGTAG
- a CDS encoding DNA-3-methyladenine glycosylase family protein: MTGTAPTVQLEVVTARPVDLAASLSPLRRGRFDPCHRREPDGTVWRTSLLPSGPVTYRLRQSGPSAVQVRAWGPGADEFDRFLPGLLGELDADGGATFAPAHPKLVDAHRRHPHLRIVRTARVFEALVPAILEQRVHTVAAHTSWRRLVTKFGTPAPGPAPDGMRVPPSAEVWRRIPSWEYHRANVDPRRAQTVVACARVADRLEEIVDLDRTAAHRRLRAVPGIGAWTAAEVAQRALGDADALSVGDFHLASIVGWTLLGRPLDDDAMVEYLADLRPHRYRAIRLLQVSGQARKPKFGPRTPLVDHTWH; encoded by the coding sequence ATGACCGGTACGGCTCCGACAGTGCAGCTCGAGGTGGTCACGGCGCGTCCCGTGGACCTCGCGGCGTCCCTGTCCCCGCTGCGCCGGGGGCGTTTCGACCCGTGCCACCGTCGCGAGCCCGACGGCACGGTGTGGCGCACATCGCTGCTGCCGTCCGGACCGGTGACGTACCGATTACGCCAGTCGGGCCCGTCCGCGGTCCAGGTCCGCGCGTGGGGTCCCGGCGCCGACGAGTTCGACCGCTTCCTGCCCGGACTGCTCGGTGAGCTCGACGCGGACGGCGGCGCGACGTTCGCGCCCGCGCACCCCAAGCTCGTCGACGCGCACCGCCGGCACCCGCATCTGCGGATCGTGCGCACTGCCCGGGTGTTCGAGGCACTGGTACCGGCGATTCTCGAGCAGCGGGTGCACACCGTCGCCGCGCACACGTCGTGGCGCCGGCTCGTCACGAAGTTCGGCACGCCCGCGCCGGGGCCGGCCCCCGACGGGATGCGGGTGCCGCCGAGCGCGGAGGTGTGGCGGCGGATCCCGTCGTGGGAGTACCACCGCGCCAATGTCGACCCCCGGCGCGCGCAGACGGTCGTGGCGTGCGCTCGCGTCGCGGACCGGCTCGAGGAGATCGTCGACCTGGACCGCACCGCGGCACACCGCCGGCTGCGCGCGGTGCCGGGCATCGGCGCGTGGACCGCGGCGGAGGTGGCGCAACGAGCGCTCGGCGACGCCGACGCGTTGTCCGTCGGCGACTTCCACCTCGCGTCGATCGTCGGCTGGACGCTGCTCGGCCGCCCCCTCGACGACGACGCGATGGTCGAATACCTCGCCGACCTGCGCCCGCACCGCTATCGCGCGATCCGGTTGCTGCAGGTGAGCGGGCAGGCCCGCAAGCCCAAGTTCGGTCCGCGGACGCCGCTCGTCGACCACACCTGGCACTGA